The region GATTCAATCTCAGAGTTATATGCGTCTGAGCCAGTTAAGTCATCCGAATGAGCTTCATGGCTTAGCCATTAGTGAATTGGAAGATGTCGCTTGCCAAATTAGAGAAAGGCATCTTCAAGTAGTTTCTACTAGTGGTGGGCACTTAGGGCCAGGTCTTGGTGTTGTTGAGTTAACAATTGCTCTCTATCAGACTTTAGATCTAGATGTCGACAAAGTTATATGGGATGTTGGACATCAAGCATATCCGCACAAGTTGCTAACGGGAAGATATGACCGATTTGATTCACTTAGACAGCAAAAAGGCGTAGCTGGTTATCTAAAAAGATCAGAAAGTAAATTTGATCATTTTGGAGCTGGTCATGCCAGCACTTCAATCTCTGCTGCTCTTGGGATGGCGATTGCTAGAGACCGAAAAGGAGAAGACTATAAATGTGTTGCAGTAATTGGAGATGGTGCTCTAACTGGTGGAATGGCTTTAGAGGCTATTAATCATGCCGGGCATCTTCCAAAAACCCCTCTTTTGGTCGTTTTAAATGATAATGATATGTCTATTTCTCCTCCTGTTGGAGCATTGTCGACGTATTTAAATCGAATGCGTCACAGCCCCCCTGTTCAATTTATATCAGATAGTGTTCAAGAAAGTGTTAAAAATCTTCCTTTCATGGGAGATGCTATCCAAGAGGAATTTAAATCTCTTACCGGCAGCGTTAGACGTTTAGCAGTTCCTAGTGTTGGTGCCGTTTTTGAGGAATTGGGTTTTACCTACATGGGGCCTGTTGATGGGCATGATATTTCTGAATTGATTAGGACTTTTAATGCTGCTCATAAAGTTGGTGGCCCAGTAATGGTCCATGTCGCTACTACAAAGGGAAAAGGTTATCCATATGCTGAGGCTGATCAGGTTGGTTACCATGCTCAGTCTTCTTTTGATTTGACGACAGGAAAATCTATTCCTTCAAAAACTCCTAAACCTCCAAGTTTTAGTAAGGTTTTTGGTCAAACTTTAGTAAAGCTTTGCGAGCAAGACAATAAGATTGTTGGTATTACTGCTGCAATGGCTGAAGGTACAGCTTTAAATCTTTTACAGAAAGCTATTCCTGATCAATATGTAGATGTTGGAATAGCAGAACAACATGCTGTAACACTTGCAGGAGGAATGGCTTGTGAAGGCATCAAACCAGTTGTAGCTATTTACAGTACTTTTTTACAACGAGCATATGATCAGTTAATTCATGACATTGGAATACAGAATTTACCTGTAACTTTCGTATTAGATAGAGCTGGAATTGTTGGTGCTGATGGTCCAACTCATCAAGGGCAATATGACATCAGTTATTTAAGATGCGTTCCTAATTTTACTGTTATGGCTCCTAAAGATGAGTCTGAACTGCAGCAAATGTTAGTTACATGTATTAATCACAATGGTCCTTCAGCTCTAAGAATACCTAGAGGCTCTGGAGAAGGAACAGCATTGATGGAAGAAGGCTGGGAGTCTTTAGAAATTGGTAAGGCTGAGATAATAGAAGAGGGCGATAATTTATTAATCATTGGCTATGGTTCTATGGTTTGCCCAGCTGTTAAAACTGCTGCAATACTAAAAGAGTCTGGAGTAAATTGCACCGTTATTAATGCTCGCTTTGTCAGACCCTTGGATGAGGAGACTATTCATAACGCTGCAAAAAGAATTGGTAAAGTCGTAACAATGGAAGAAGGAACATTATTGGGCGGTTTTGGATCAGCAGTCGTTGAATCATTTAATGACAATGATATTTTTGTGCCTACATTAAGAATTGGAATACCAGATAAACTAGTAGATCATGCAACCCCTCAGCAAAGTAAAGAATCACTTGGCTTGACTCCGGAAATGATGGCTGATCAAATTATAAATAAATTTAATTTTAAATAATTTTCGATAAGCAAAAAAAAAGGATTATTAAAAAAATAATCCTTTTTTTAATTTTAATTTAGTAGATTAATTTATAAAACGCCTCTCGCTGCAAGACCCAAAATCGAACCTATTCCCAATACATGACCCAAGCAGTTTGCAGCTACAAAAGAGCCATGGCTTAGTCCGCCATAAAACTGTGCATTAGGCATAGGGAAACCTTCGTTTGGCTTTTCAATATTTGACCTTGCTATGGCATAAGCAAGCAAATTGCAAATGATCATCACAACGGCACATTTTGGGGACCACTGAAATGTGACAGGATCAGCAGCAGCTAGTAATGTTGTGAACATCTTTTATCTCTATTGAATATTTATATTATCGACCATAAAGAATGCTTTTGCGTCAAATGTTACTCACCTCTTAAGAGTTTTTTACTTCCATTTTACTTTTGATTGACTGAAGCATCAAAACAAAACCGTAAACAACAAATGCATCGCTAATCGTTAAAAACGATTCTGCTAGTCCGTGCAGTACATCTACATTTGTTAATTCATCCTCAAAATAAATTTGTGCGATTATTGCAAAAACTATTGTCATGAATACAAATAAGAGAGTCAACTTAAAACCTATAAATGATATTTTCGGTATAGCTTTTGTTTTGCCAGCGTAACGTAGGAATACTAGATAAGGCATTAGAGAAAGGATAAAGAATGGACTAGGATCAATTCGTGCGATTGAATCAAGACTAAGAATTGAAATATTCATTGGTTTGGTTGTGATGACTCAGATCTAAACAAGTTCCAAGCAGCTAATGCAAGACATATATTTCCTACAGTTGTAAGAGCTGCCTGTAGTACAACTAATCCTTTTAATTCAATACTATTATCAAATACATGCCATGTAATTGCTGCCATAGCACTAGCTAGATTTGGCAACATTGCCAATGCAAAATAACCCAGAGCCTTGTTATTGGATATTGATGAAATATAGTCAATTATTATTATTGCTATCCCCCACTCAAATAGAGTTGCAATGTGGATAAACCATGTTCCTAAGGAGAGTTCATGCATATATTTTCTTTTGTTTAATAAGCTGTTCTAAAATTTCTTGAGCATGTCCTATTGGTCTTACTCCTATCCATTTATATACAACTATACCCTTTGGATTGATCAAGAATGTATTTCTTTTTGAATAGGGATCCAACCAAGAATCATATTTTTTACTTATTTCTCCTGTCGTATCTGAAAGTAGGGTGTATCCAAGCTTCGCCGATGTACAAAATGATTCATGTTCTTCTTCATTGTCCGCAGAGATTCCAACTACGGAGGAATTTAGTTTTTTAAACTTAGACAGATTTTCTTGAAATGCTTTGGCTTGTAATGTACATCCACTTGAGAAATCTTTAGGATAAAAATATAAAATTAACCATTGACCTGAAAAATCATCTAGTGACCATTCTTTTTTATTCGGATGGTTTTTGTTGAAACCATTTATTAAAAAATCAGGTGCTTTTTGACCAAGCCTAACAGAATTTATACTTGCAAATAATCTTGAAGGTTTAAAAAATAAAATACTAGAAATTAAAAAAAAAGAATTTATAAATTGTCTTCTTTTCATTTGATTAATAAATCAAATTTAAAGTTTGTTTAAATCTAGCCCTAATGATTTGGCATATTTTCCTAATCCCTTCTTCTGAATAGATTTTAGTGCTCTTGTCGTTACTCTTATATTGATCCATTTGTTTTCTTCTTCCCACCATAATCTTCGTTGCTGCAAATTTGCTTGCTGCAATTTTTTGGTTCTAATATGGGAATGGCTTACTGACATTCCATTGTTTGCTCTTGTGCCTGTAAGTTGGCATACTCTAGACATTTTCAAACTTAATCTTTATTTTATTCTATCAAATGGGGTTGAGATTAAACGAATTTTTGCATTAATTTCCCTAACACCTCAGCATTCCTAGCTTGAAAAGCCGCGATATCTTTATTCTCGAGACCACCAATTGAAAGTTTTGCCATCTCATAAAGATGGATAGCGATGTCACTGGCTAACTGGCCTTCGTCTGATTTGCTAGATCCTTCAATAACTATTGCGTTGGAATTTAACTTTAGTAATCCTTTAATAAGTGGATGGTTTGAATTGACGATTAAATTATGATATTCAGGGAGACCAGGAAGTTTCTGTTCCATTAAAGCTGTTATATCATTAATTCTTCTCATTTGTTCTGGTAATAATATTAATGAAGGTGGAGAATTTTCACCTTTAAGACTTTGCACTTGTACGGTCACTTTTTCATTGTTTAGAGCTGAACTAATGATCTTTTTAAGTGTTTCTGACTTTGTGTTTCCATCTTTATCTGCGATTTCAGGAGAATCATCTTTAATACTTTCATCAAGTTCGGAGTCAACTCTGACAAAATTTATTTCTTTATTTTTTTCCTCTAACCAAGGAATAAATTGGGTATCAATAACAGTATCAAGTTTTAAAACTTCTTTGCCATACGAAGTCCACATATTGAGAGCTGTTGATTGAGAGACTTCATCAGTTGAATATAAGACCTTTTTGTTACCATCAGTTAGCCTATTTTTATACCCATCAAGGGTGGTAAAGGTCTTTGAGCCAGATTTTATTAGTTCACTTGTTTCTTCATTATCTTCTGAAGTATTTTTTGTTGTTGAATATAAAATTATCTCTTTTACTTGTTCAGCAAATTTTTCATCTTCCATAGCTCCTATTTTTATAAAGGGTGATATGGAGTCCCAAATTTCAGCATAAAATTGGGTTTCATCTTCCTTTAATGTTTTAAGCTTATCGGCTAATTTCTTTGCAATAAATTTACCGATAGATTTAACTCTTCTATCTGATTGTAATGCGCTTCTACTTACATTTAAGGGAATATCTGGTGAATCTATTACTCCTCTCAAGGGTAATAAGTATCTAGGAACAATTTCTTTAATTGAGTCACTAACAAATACCTGATTGCAGAATAGTTTGATTTCGCCACTTTCCCAATCGGCTCTTCCACTTAATTTTGGAAAATATAATATACCTTGCAAGTTATATGGATAGTCAGTATTTAGGTGAACCCATAAAAGAGGTTCGCCCTGAAATGGATAGAGATATTTATAGAGTTCAATATAATCTTCGTCTTTTAGATTTTGTTTGCTTTCTCTCCATGGTGGATTCATTTTGTTGATAACTTCATCTTCAAGCGAGATTTCAATAGGCATGAAATCGCAATATTTTTTTATTAACGTTTTAATCCTGCTTGGTTCAATGTATTCAATTTCTTCTTCCATTAAATGTAAAATTATATCTGTTCCTATATCTTCTTTATCTGACTCATCAAGTGAATATTGAGGAGAACCATTACATTTCCATTTAATAGCTTGTGTATCATTCTTTGCTGATTTTGTTATTATTTCAACTTCATCTGCAACCATAAAACTTGAATAAAAACCGAGTCCAAAATGACCTATAAATCCATCATCAGGTTGTTTGTATTTTTCAAGAAATTCTTCTGCACTTGAGAAAGCTACTTGATTAATATATTTCTTAATTTCATCACTAGTCATTCCTATTCCATTGTCACTAATTGTCAATTTCTTATGTTCTCTGTCAATTGAGATTTTTATTTTTTCATCTTCAGCCGAGACACAATCTCCTGCAAAGGAGGCCATTTTCCTTTTCTTGATTGCATCTACGGAGTTACTTATAAGCTCTCTAATGAATATTTCATGATCTGAGTAGACGGCTTTTTTTATTATTGGAAATATATTTTCTGTGTGAATAAGAATAGTTCCTTCTTCTTTAACAGGCATGACTTATTAAAATTTTTATTATCATAGCGATACAAATTTTTGTTTAGGCGTTAAAAGCAAAAGTATTATTGTTTACAGCTCAATAGTTTTCGATCCCTGACAATTATTAAAAGTATATGGTTAATTTATATCAATCTATCCATTCGATTTTTGTGCATCTATTGGATTTCAAAAGTTGATTTGTTGCGTCATTTGTCTTTAGAGGTTCATGTGAAATTACAGAAATTATCCCCTTGTTGTGCCACTCCTTTTGTTGTTTTAATGCTTTATATAAACTTTCACTTTGCTTGTATGCGATTAATACTTTTTCATTATTATCTTTAACTTCCTTATTTGAGGATACTAATTCCCTGATTTTATCAATGCTAATACTAAATCCAATTCCGAAGCAATTATGATCACTAGAACTAAATTTCTTTACCAAATCATCATATCTACCACCTTTAGCAATAATAACCGGAGCACTTGGGGATGATGAAACAAGTGAAAAGGTTAAACCACTATATAATTTATATTTAGTCCCTAATGTAGGGTCTAGTTGCACTTCTATCCCCTTCTCTTTAGCTAATGGTTCAATAATTGTAAATAATTCTTTTAGGTTATCGATGTATGAATTTGATCCATAGATATTTTTTAGATCGGTTAATATTTCATCTGGTGATCCTCTCATATTCATGATTTTTTTTATAAATATTCTTTGTTCATCTTTTACATCTAATTTAGTCAATGCTATGTAATCAAGATCGCAGAGAATATTTTTTATTTGGTCTGTTCTGGAGGAATCAAATGAGCTTAAAATAAGTTCCAATAGATATGTATTACCAATTAGCAATGTCATTTTATGTTGCTGATCAATTTCAATTATTTTTAATGATTCAATCAGTAGAGATAGAAGTTCTATCTCTGCATTAATAGCCTTAGTTCCTATCAATTCTACTCCGCTTTGGAATGACTCCTCGATATCAATACCACCATCAATGCTTTGATTGCATTTAAATGAAGTACCTGTCGACCAGAATCGAAGTGGCCTTTCATATTCATTAAACCTAGTTGAAGCAGCACGTACAATTGACGCTGTTATTTCAGGTCTTAATCCAAGCGGTTCATCAGAAACGATTTTTAGTATTTCATTGTTCGAAATTCCACCAGCTGCCATAAGTGTGTCTAGACGTTCAATATGTGGCGGTGATATTCGCTCATACCCCCAAAGTTGATATAAAGATGAAAGTTTTGATGCAATGAGATGGTTCTTTCTTACTTGTTGAGGATTTAAGTCGCGCGCACCCGAGGCAGGTTGCAGTGTCATTATTTTAATCTTTTTATTACTTAAGGATCACATAAATTAGGACTATTTTCCACCATAAGAGTTAGGGGTTAATGGTCTAATTTTCTCAAGTTCTTTTATGAGCTCATTATGTATCGCTTGATTACACGCAAGAATTCTGCCGGTGTTCAGATCAAAATCTCCGGATGGATAATTGGAAACTATTCCTCCTGCCATTTCAACCAGTGGTACTCCTGCTGCCATGTCCCATTTTGCAAGTCCGCGTTCCCAAAAACCATCCACTTTGCCTGAGGCTACAAATGCTAGATCTAAAGCGGCTGCTCCTCCTCTTCTGACGCCATGTGTGCGATGTGTTAGCCAGCAAAATTCTGAATAATTATTATCTAATACTTCTCGTCTGTCATATGCGAAACCAGTAACTAAGAGTGAATCAGATAAGGAATTTGTGTCCGTGACATTTATTTTTTCGCCATTACAAAATGATCCATGCTCTGGAGAGGCATAATAAATTTCATTTAAAGAAGGTACTGATATTGCTCCCAAAATCGGATTGATATTCCAAATCAAACCTATTGAAGTTGCAAAAAATGGATATCCATGGGCATAGTTTGTTGTTCCATCAAGAGGGTCTATACACCATTTTAATTCTCCATCTTTTAACTTATGTCCACTTTCTTCTGCAAGAATAGAAATGTTTGGTGTCTCTTTTTCTAAATAATCTATTATTATCTTTTCACATTCTATATCTGCATTAGTAACAAGATCTCCAGCAGCTCCCTTACACTTTATTGTTTTAATCCTGCCATAATTATTCATTAGCGATGCTCCGCCTTTTTCTGCGGCCTGCTTCGCAATTTCTAATAATTTATTAATTTCATCTTTACCTAGACCTGCATTCAAAGCTGCTGTTTTACAAGACGGTATAACCATGGCTATTATTTTTATTTATATTAATCGTCTACTATTGGAAGATTCTATTTATCTTTAAATCAATTTATTCTCTTTAATAAATTAATGATTACTAGGAACTTGTTTGGTATAAAAGTATTTAATAAGTAAATTCGATAGTTAAATTTTTAACAAGACCTCTCTTGTGGTATATATTTAAATTCAGCATTTGAAGGACATTTCATTGCTGATTTCAAGGAGAGGTGGCCGAGTGGTTGAAGGCGCAGCACTGGAAATGCTGTATAGGGGCAACCCTATCGAGGGTTCGAATCCCTCTCTCTCCGTCTCGCAAGGTAACTTTTAATAAAAAAGCTTTAGTTGTTATCCAAATTTTCCAGAGATATAGTCTTGAGTTGATTTTTGCTTTGGTGAATTGAACATGTTTTTTGTTTTATCAAACTCAACTAAAAATCCAATTTTTCCACCTAAATCTTTATCTTTTTTCTCTGTATTGAAAAAAGCTGTGTAATCACTGACTCTTTTGGCTTGTTGCATATTGTGCGTAACAATAATGATTGTAAAATTCTTCTTTAATTCATGGATTGTCTCTTCTATTTTTAATGTAGATAATGGATCAAGTGCTGAGCATGGCTCATCCATTAAGATCACATCAGGTTCAATAGCAATTGTCCTTGCTATGCATAATCTTTGTTGTTGACCGCCAGATAATGAATAACCACTTTCGCTTAATTTGTCCTTGCACTCATCCCAAACAGCTGCCTTTGTAAGAGATTCTTCTACTAATTGATCCATATTGCCTTTATATCCATTAACTCTTGCACCAAAGGCAATATTTTCGTAAATACTTTTAGGAAAAGGATTGGGTTGTTGAAAAACCATTCCAATTCTTCTCCTAACTTCAACTGGATCTATATCCTCTGCATATATATCTATCCCTTCAAAAATAACACTGCCTGATAACTTGCAACCTTCTATTAAATCGTTCATTCGATTGATTGCTCTAATGACGGTTGATTTACCACATCCTGATGGACCAATAAAAGATGTAACTTGATTCATTTCAATATCACAAAACACATTTTTAACTGCAACTGAATTGCCATATGTAATTGACACATTATCTAGTGAGACTGAATATTTGGATTTTATATTTTTTTTATTCATTATCTTATTTTATTCTTAGTTTTGATCATAATTATACTTTATTTTTTGAAAAATCACCAAGTTTGCCTATCCATCTTGAAAGGATATTAAGACTTAAAAGTACAACAACTAATATGAATGATGCTGCCCATGCTAGTTGATTTTGGGCTTCATATGGTTCAAGAGCGAAATTGTAAATTAAAACTGACAATGAACCCATTTCATAGAAAAGATCATCAAAACTTGTAATGTAGTAACGGGAGAAAAGAGCTGTAAATATTAATGGAGCTGTTTCTCCTGCTGCCCTGGCGAGTGCTAATAATATGCCTGTAGAAATTGAACTAAATGCAGCTGGTAATGTGATATTTGTTATCATTGTGAATTTTGATGCGCCAACTCCAAATGCAGCTCTTCTCATGTCATTTGGAACTAATTTAAGTGCTTCATCAGTAGTTTTAATTATTGTTGGAACCATTAAAATTGAAAGTGAAATTCCGCCTGCGATACCGCTGAACATTGATCCAAATAGTATTTTGGTTGAGACAATAATGGCGTATATAAATACGCCAGCAATTATAGAAGGAACCCCAGCAAGTACATTTGATCCAAACCTTATAAATTTAGCAAACTTTCCTGATTTTGAATATTCGGCAAGATATATTCCACCTCCTACTCCAACAGGTATTGATATTATTGAAGCAATAATTGACATTATAAAAGTTCCAGTAATTGCTGGTCCTATTCCTCCAGCTGAGAGAAGATCATCTCCGGGTGGCTCGGGTTCAAGTATTAAGGTATCTAAGTTTATATAACTTCCACCTTTAATTAATACATAGCTTATAACTAATATTAAAGGAAGTACAGAAATGATGGCAAAAAGAGCAGAAGCTACAGTTAAGACTTTGTTCCCAATATTTCTAGTTAGAGAGGGATTAAAAGTTAGTGATTTTTGTGAAGAGTAATTCATTTATTAATATTTTAAGCTTAATCTTTTTACAATCCACTGAGCAAACACATTAACCAATAAGGTTAATATCATTAGGATTAATGCTGCATACATTAGAGAAGAGACTTGGCTGCCATCTGCTTCACCAAATTGATTAGCAAGCATGGATGAAATTGTATATGAAGGAGCAAATATTGACCAACTAAAGTTATTGGAATTGCCAATAATCATTGTTACTGCCATTGTCTCACCCATAGCTCTTCCTAGAGCAAGTAAAACTCCTCCTGTTATCCCAGAAATTGCGGCTGGAATAATAACTTTAAAAATAGTAGTCCATCTTGACGCTCCAATTCCATATGCAGCTTGCCTAAGTTTTGATGGAACTTGATTTAGAGAATCTTTTG is a window of Prochlorococcus marinus str. MIT 0917 DNA encoding:
- the dxs gene encoding 1-deoxy-D-xylulose-5-phosphate synthase, yielding MRLSQLSHPNELHGLAISELEDVACQIRERHLQVVSTSGGHLGPGLGVVELTIALYQTLDLDVDKVIWDVGHQAYPHKLLTGRYDRFDSLRQQKGVAGYLKRSESKFDHFGAGHASTSISAALGMAIARDRKGEDYKCVAVIGDGALTGGMALEAINHAGHLPKTPLLVVLNDNDMSISPPVGALSTYLNRMRHSPPVQFISDSVQESVKNLPFMGDAIQEEFKSLTGSVRRLAVPSVGAVFEELGFTYMGPVDGHDISELIRTFNAAHKVGGPVMVHVATTKGKGYPYAEADQVGYHAQSSFDLTTGKSIPSKTPKPPSFSKVFGQTLVKLCEQDNKIVGITAAMAEGTALNLLQKAIPDQYVDVGIAEQHAVTLAGGMACEGIKPVVAIYSTFLQRAYDQLIHDIGIQNLPVTFVLDRAGIVGADGPTHQGQYDISYLRCVPNFTVMAPKDESELQQMLVTCINHNGPSALRIPRGSGEGTALMEEGWESLEIGKAEIIEEGDNLLIIGYGSMVCPAVKTAAILKESGVNCTVINARFVRPLDEETIHNAAKRIGKVVTMEEGTLLGGFGSAVVESFNDNDIFVPTLRIGIPDKLVDHATPQQSKESLGLTPEMMADQIINKFNFK
- the psaK gene encoding photosystem I reaction center subunit PsaK, whose protein sequence is MFTTLLAAADPVTFQWSPKCAVVMIICNLLAYAIARSNIEKPNEGFPMPNAQFYGGLSHGSFVAANCLGHVLGIGSILGLAARGVL
- a CDS encoding DUF3593 domain-containing protein; translation: MNISILSLDSIARIDPSPFFILSLMPYLVFLRYAGKTKAIPKISFIGFKLTLLFVFMTIVFAIIAQIYFEDELTNVDVLHGLAESFLTISDAFVVYGFVLMLQSIKSKMEVKNS
- a CDS encoding DUF2499 domain-containing protein, whose protein sequence is MHELSLGTWFIHIATLFEWGIAIIIIDYISSISNNKALGYFALAMLPNLASAMAAITWHVFDNSIELKGLVVLQAALTTVGNICLALAAWNLFRSESSQPNQ
- a CDS encoding peroxiredoxin — encoded protein: MKRRQFINSFFLISSILFFKPSRLFASINSVRLGQKAPDFLINGFNKNHPNKKEWSLDDFSGQWLILYFYPKDFSSGCTLQAKAFQENLSKFKKLNSSVVGISADNEEEHESFCTSAKLGYTLLSDTTGEISKKYDSWLDPYSKRNTFLINPKGIVVYKWIGVRPIGHAQEILEQLIKQKKIYA
- the rpmB gene encoding 50S ribosomal protein L28, which gives rise to MSRVCQLTGTRANNGMSVSHSHIRTKKLQQANLQQRRLWWEEENKWINIRVTTRALKSIQKKGLGKYAKSLGLDLNKL
- the htpG gene encoding molecular chaperone HtpG, whose amino-acid sequence is MPVKEEGTILIHTENIFPIIKKAVYSDHEIFIRELISNSVDAIKKRKMASFAGDCVSAEDEKIKISIDREHKKLTISDNGIGMTSDEIKKYINQVAFSSAEEFLEKYKQPDDGFIGHFGLGFYSSFMVADEVEIITKSAKNDTQAIKWKCNGSPQYSLDESDKEDIGTDIILHLMEEEIEYIEPSRIKTLIKKYCDFMPIEISLEDEVINKMNPPWRESKQNLKDEDYIELYKYLYPFQGEPLLWVHLNTDYPYNLQGILYFPKLSGRADWESGEIKLFCNQVFVSDSIKEIVPRYLLPLRGVIDSPDIPLNVSRSALQSDRRVKSIGKFIAKKLADKLKTLKEDETQFYAEIWDSISPFIKIGAMEDEKFAEQVKEIILYSTTKNTSEDNEETSELIKSGSKTFTTLDGYKNRLTDGNKKVLYSTDEVSQSTALNMWTSYGKEVLKLDTVIDTQFIPWLEEKNKEINFVRVDSELDESIKDDSPEIADKDGNTKSETLKKIISSALNNEKVTVQVQSLKGENSPPSLILLPEQMRRINDITALMEQKLPGLPEYHNLIVNSNHPLIKGLLKLNSNAIVIEGSSKSDEGQLASDIAIHLYEMAKLSIGGLENKDIAAFQARNAEVLGKLMQKFV
- a CDS encoding ATP phosphoribosyltransferase regulatory subunit encodes the protein MTLQPASGARDLNPQQVRKNHLIASKLSSLYQLWGYERISPPHIERLDTLMAAGGISNNEILKIVSDEPLGLRPEITASIVRAASTRFNEYERPLRFWSTGTSFKCNQSIDGGIDIEESFQSGVELIGTKAINAEIELLSLLIESLKIIEIDQQHKMTLLIGNTYLLELILSSFDSSRTDQIKNILCDLDYIALTKLDVKDEQRIFIKKIMNMRGSPDEILTDLKNIYGSNSYIDNLKELFTIIEPLAKEKGIEVQLDPTLGTKYKLYSGLTFSLVSSSPSAPVIIAKGGRYDDLVKKFSSSDHNCFGIGFSISIDKIRELVSSNKEVKDNNEKVLIAYKQSESLYKALKQQKEWHNKGIISVISHEPLKTNDATNQLLKSNRCTKIEWID
- a CDS encoding inositol monophosphatase family protein, with the protein product MVIPSCKTAALNAGLGKDEINKLLEIAKQAAEKGGASLMNNYGRIKTIKCKGAAGDLVTNADIECEKIIIDYLEKETPNISILAEESGHKLKDGELKWCIDPLDGTTNYAHGYPFFATSIGLIWNINPILGAISVPSLNEIYYASPEHGSFCNGEKINVTDTNSLSDSLLVTGFAYDRREVLDNNYSEFCWLTHRTHGVRRGGAAALDLAFVASGKVDGFWERGLAKWDMAAGVPLVEMAGGIVSNYPSGDFDLNTGRILACNQAIHNELIKELEKIRPLTPNSYGGK
- the pstB gene encoding phosphate ABC transporter ATP-binding protein PstB — protein: MNKKNIKSKYSVSLDNVSITYGNSVAVKNVFCDIEMNQVTSFIGPSGCGKSTVIRAINRMNDLIEGCKLSGSVIFEGIDIYAEDIDPVEVRRRIGMVFQQPNPFPKSIYENIAFGARVNGYKGNMDQLVEESLTKAAVWDECKDKLSESGYSLSGGQQQRLCIARTIAIEPDVILMDEPCSALDPLSTLKIEETIHELKKNFTIIIVTHNMQQAKRVSDYTAFFNTEKKDKDLGGKIGFLVEFDKTKNMFNSPKQKSTQDYISGKFG
- the pstA gene encoding phosphate ABC transporter permease PstA; translation: MNYSSQKSLTFNPSLTRNIGNKVLTVASALFAIISVLPLILVISYVLIKGGSYINLDTLILEPEPPGDDLLSAGGIGPAITGTFIMSIIASIISIPVGVGGGIYLAEYSKSGKFAKFIRFGSNVLAGVPSIIAGVFIYAIIVSTKILFGSMFSGIAGGISLSILMVPTIIKTTDEALKLVPNDMRRAAFGVGASKFTMITNITLPAAFSSISTGILLALARAAGETAPLIFTALFSRYYITSFDDLFYEMGSLSVLIYNFALEPYEAQNQLAWAASFILVVVLLSLNILSRWIGKLGDFSKNKV